One Coffea arabica cultivar ET-39 chromosome 5c, Coffea Arabica ET-39 HiFi, whole genome shotgun sequence DNA window includes the following coding sequences:
- the LOC113689865 gene encoding mitotic checkpoint serine/threonine-protein kinase BUB1-like isoform X1, whose translation MAVISQNPGYISTTTSSAAADPLLPWLWSIEKALIHETTSDFDELLSNCIKSFSNDPRYKNDVRFLKIWFLHMDRSSDYESVFREMEKNKICSSNCSLYEWYALFLEAKGKLIEAYFIYHLGISRNAEPIGRLKKAQVLFLERVSDIVTIGSVQKVGVLLENGGTYINPWLISTTKKLLQEMNDQILKYEGYYASNKPYKGKVALSTLQKSARNKTVEIGGYKYQIKGCAGQGGFAQVFKAHVDGNLDDVVALKIQKPAFPWEFYMYRLLDMRIPESERMNFGFAHRVHLYSDYSILVSDYLAHGTLQDAITSNLVTNVAMEEELSIYYTIEMLRILETLHDAAIIHGDFKPDNLMIRYSRRDLLEDKDSFYECSGSWKEQGLCLVDWGRGIDLRLFPDDAKLMGDCRTSGFRCIEMQENKPWTFQVDTYGLCVIVHMMLHKSYMEIEKRPSPGGGYVYQPKTHLKRYMQVDLWKNLFMKLLNTSPTEDHKSLLRNLRHSFQDYMCSNPQLIKKLKQLLVKQKNSLCSA comes from the exons ATGGCCGTCATTTCCCAAAACCCCGGCTACAtttccaccaccacctcctccgcCGCGGCTGACCCCCTGTTACCCTGGCTCTG GTCAATCGAGAAAGCACTAATCCATGAAACGACTTCAGATTTCGACGAGCTGCTGTCGAATTGCATCAAAAGCTTCAGCAACGACCCTCGTTACAAAAACGACGTCAGATTTCTCAAGATTTGGTTCCTCCAc ATGGATAGGAGCTCGGACTATGAAAGCGTGTTTCGAGAAATGGAGAAGAATAAGATTTGCTCATCTAATTGTTCTCTATATGAGTGGTATGCTTTGTTTTTGGAGGCTAAAGGGAAGTTAATTGAAGCATATTTTATCTATCATCTGGGAATTTCGAG GAATGCTGAGCCAATAGGGAGGTTGAAGAAGGCACAAGTTCTATTTCTTGAGAGAGTGTCGGATATAGTAACGATTGGTTCAGTCCAAAAG GTGGGTGTTCTTCTAGAGAATGGTGGGACTTATATCAACCCATGGTTGATCTCAACTACTAAAAAGCTATTGCAGGAGATGAATGATCAGATCTTGAAATACGAA GGTTATTATGCAAGTAACAAACCCTATAAGGGAAAAGTTGCATTATCTACTTTGCAGAAATCTGCCCGGAATAAGACTGTTGAGATAG GTGGGTACAAGTACCAGATCAAAGGTTGTGCAGGTCAGGGAGGTTTTGCTCAAGTATTTAAAGCACATGTGGATGGTAATCTTGATGATGTCGTAGCACTTAAG ATTCAGAAGCCAGCTTTCCCTTGGGAGTTCTATATGTATCGTCTGCTCGATATGCGTATTCCAGAATCAGAA AGGATGAACTTTGGCTTTGCCCACCGAGTGCATCTCTACTCTGACTACAGCATACTTGTTTCTGACTACTTAGCTCATGGGACTCTTCAG GATGCCATAACCTCTAATCTTGTAACTAATGTGGCCATGGAAGAAGAGTTGTCTATCTATTACACGATAGAGATGCTGCGGATCTTGGAAACTCTGCATGATGCTGCCATTATCCACGGTGATTTTAAACCTGACAATTTGATGATTCGATATTCCAG aaGGGATCTACTGGAAGATAAGGATAGCTTTTATGAATGCAGTGGTTCATGGAAGGAACAG GGACTGTGCCTTGTTGACTGGGGTAGGGGTATAGATCTGCGTCTCTTTCCTGACGATGCAAAATTGATGGGAGATTGTCGAACTTCTGGCTTTCGTTGCATAGAAATGCAAGAGAATAAGCCATGGACCTTTCAG GTGGATACCTATGGCCTTTGTGTAATTGTTCATATGATGCTTCACAAGTCATACATGGAAATTGAAAAAAGACCATCACCAGGTGGGGGCTATGTCTATCAACCAAAAACACACTTAAAGAG ATATATGCAAGTTGACCTATGGAAAAACTTGTTTATGAAGTTGCTTAATACAAGTCCCACTGAAGATCACAAGAGCTTGTTGAGGAATTTAAGGCATTCATTCCAGGATTACATGTGCTCAAATCCCCAGCTAATTAAAAAGCTTAAGCAGTTATTGGTGAAGCAAAAGAATTCCTTGTGTTCAGCTTAG
- the LOC113689865 gene encoding mitotic checkpoint serine/threonine-protein kinase BUB1-like isoform X2 — protein MAVISQNPGYISTTTSSAAADPLLPWLWSIEKALIHETTSDFDELLSNCIKSFSNDPRYKNDVRFLKIWFLHMDRSSDYESVFREMEKNKICSSNCSLYEWYALFLEAKGKLIEAYFIYHLGISRNAEPIGRLKKAQVLFLERVSDIVTIGSVQKVGVLLENGGTYINPWLISTTKKLLQEMNDQILKYEGYYASNKPYKGKVALSTLQKSARNKTVEIGGYKYQIKGCAGQGGFAQVFKAHVDGNLDDVVALKIQKPAFPWEFYMYRLLDMRIPESERMNFGFAHRVHLYSDYSILVSDYLAHGTLQDAITSNLVTNVAMEEELSIYYTIEMLRILETLHDAAIIHGDFKPDNLMIRYSRDLLEDKDSFYECSGSWKEQGLCLVDWGRGIDLRLFPDDAKLMGDCRTSGFRCIEMQENKPWTFQVDTYGLCVIVHMMLHKSYMEIEKRPSPGGGYVYQPKTHLKRYMQVDLWKNLFMKLLNTSPTEDHKSLLRNLRHSFQDYMCSNPQLIKKLKQLLVKQKNSLCSA, from the exons ATGGCCGTCATTTCCCAAAACCCCGGCTACAtttccaccaccacctcctccgcCGCGGCTGACCCCCTGTTACCCTGGCTCTG GTCAATCGAGAAAGCACTAATCCATGAAACGACTTCAGATTTCGACGAGCTGCTGTCGAATTGCATCAAAAGCTTCAGCAACGACCCTCGTTACAAAAACGACGTCAGATTTCTCAAGATTTGGTTCCTCCAc ATGGATAGGAGCTCGGACTATGAAAGCGTGTTTCGAGAAATGGAGAAGAATAAGATTTGCTCATCTAATTGTTCTCTATATGAGTGGTATGCTTTGTTTTTGGAGGCTAAAGGGAAGTTAATTGAAGCATATTTTATCTATCATCTGGGAATTTCGAG GAATGCTGAGCCAATAGGGAGGTTGAAGAAGGCACAAGTTCTATTTCTTGAGAGAGTGTCGGATATAGTAACGATTGGTTCAGTCCAAAAG GTGGGTGTTCTTCTAGAGAATGGTGGGACTTATATCAACCCATGGTTGATCTCAACTACTAAAAAGCTATTGCAGGAGATGAATGATCAGATCTTGAAATACGAA GGTTATTATGCAAGTAACAAACCCTATAAGGGAAAAGTTGCATTATCTACTTTGCAGAAATCTGCCCGGAATAAGACTGTTGAGATAG GTGGGTACAAGTACCAGATCAAAGGTTGTGCAGGTCAGGGAGGTTTTGCTCAAGTATTTAAAGCACATGTGGATGGTAATCTTGATGATGTCGTAGCACTTAAG ATTCAGAAGCCAGCTTTCCCTTGGGAGTTCTATATGTATCGTCTGCTCGATATGCGTATTCCAGAATCAGAA AGGATGAACTTTGGCTTTGCCCACCGAGTGCATCTCTACTCTGACTACAGCATACTTGTTTCTGACTACTTAGCTCATGGGACTCTTCAG GATGCCATAACCTCTAATCTTGTAACTAATGTGGCCATGGAAGAAGAGTTGTCTATCTATTACACGATAGAGATGCTGCGGATCTTGGAAACTCTGCATGATGCTGCCATTATCCACGGTGATTTTAAACCTGACAATTTGATGATTCGATATTCCAG GGATCTACTGGAAGATAAGGATAGCTTTTATGAATGCAGTGGTTCATGGAAGGAACAG GGACTGTGCCTTGTTGACTGGGGTAGGGGTATAGATCTGCGTCTCTTTCCTGACGATGCAAAATTGATGGGAGATTGTCGAACTTCTGGCTTTCGTTGCATAGAAATGCAAGAGAATAAGCCATGGACCTTTCAG GTGGATACCTATGGCCTTTGTGTAATTGTTCATATGATGCTTCACAAGTCATACATGGAAATTGAAAAAAGACCATCACCAGGTGGGGGCTATGTCTATCAACCAAAAACACACTTAAAGAG ATATATGCAAGTTGACCTATGGAAAAACTTGTTTATGAAGTTGCTTAATACAAGTCCCACTGAAGATCACAAGAGCTTGTTGAGGAATTTAAGGCATTCATTCCAGGATTACATGTGCTCAAATCCCCAGCTAATTAAAAAGCTTAAGCAGTTATTGGTGAAGCAAAAGAATTCCTTGTGTTCAGCTTAG